One genomic segment of Verrucomicrobiia bacterium includes these proteins:
- a CDS encoding exosortase system-associated protein, TIGR04073 family, with protein MTPSSLKKAAFLVLMAVLLSAASPPVSREDFKTPWLDHPQADYTKWRKLGRGANNILLGWAEVVYQPARMIHEGNSWPVAIFGGSLRGVFYFAARLLAGAYEVVTFPFENPGGGYWPIIEPESIIPRERLNEYQVD; from the coding sequence ATGACACCGTCTTCTCTGAAAAAAGCCGCCTTTCTTGTCCTGATGGCCGTCCTTCTCTCGGCCGCAAGCCCTCCCGTCAGCCGGGAAGATTTCAAGACGCCCTGGCTCGACCACCCCCAGGCCGATTACACCAAATGGCGCAAGCTCGGACGCGGGGCCAACAACATCCTGCTCGGATGGGCGGAAGTCGTGTACCAGCCCGCCCGCATGATTCACGAAGGGAATTCCTGGCCTGTCGCCATCTTCGGCGGCAGCCTGCGGGGCGTTTTTTATTTCGCGGCGCGCCTTCTTGCCGGGGCCTACGAAGTTGTGACCTTTCCCTTTGAAAATCCGGGAGGCGGCTACTGGCCCATTATCGAGCCGGAAAGCATCATTCCTCGGGAACGCCTCAACGAATACCAGGTCGATTGA